Within Staphylococcus sp. NRL 16/872, the genomic segment AGTTAACGCAGACACTATGTTTGGTACAGGTCAATTACCTAAATTTGAAGAAGATTTATTTAAAGTTGAAAAAGAAGGATTATACACAATTCCAACTGCAGAAGTTCCATTAACAAACTTCTACAGAGACGAAGTGATTCAACCAGGCGTTTTACCTGAAAGATTCACTGCTCAAACTGCATGTTTCCGTAGTGAAGCGGGTTCAGCTGGTAGAGATACAAGAGGTTTAATCCGTTTACACCAATTCGACAAAGTTGAAATGGTTCGTTTCGAACAACCAGAAAATTCTTGGGATTCTTTAGAAGATATGACTCAAAATGCTGAATCAATCTTAGAAGAATTAGGTTTACCATATCGTCGTGTTATCTTATGTACTGGAGATATCGGTTTCAGTGCAAGTAAAACATATGACTTAGAAGTTTGGTTACCAAGTTACAATGACTACAAAGAAATCAGTTCTTGCTCAAACTGTACTGATTTCCAAGCGCGTCGTGCAAACATCCGCTTCAAACGCGATGCTTCTGCTAAACCAGAATTAGCACACACATTAAATGGTAGTGGTCTTGCGGTAGGTCGTACATTCGCAGCTATCGTTGAAAACTATCAAAACGAAGACGGTTCAATTACAATCCCAGAAGCATTAGTACCTTACATGGGTGGTAAAACTGAAATCCGTCCAGTAAACGACTAATCTAACATTTAAATATTAGTTATTAAAAACGATGAGGATGATCAGATTCCTCATCGTTTTTTGTATCTATAAATCACTTTTTCTTATTAAAGTAACACAGTAAAATGAGTGGAATTAGACTGCTTCAATTGGGGTAATTCTACCTCAACTAGCTAAAGTCACAATATTCAAAAACATTGTCAAATCAACGTTTTTACACCTCTTTCAGTCTAACTTCACACAAACCTCCGTCTTAGACTGTTGCCACTATGGTAAGCGTGTATTAGACTAATCTTATTACTTAAATATTTATGTTCTTTAATTCAAAATTTAATAAAAGGGGGTACTTAAATGACGTCACATGTGACATTTAAACAAGGTGTCAAAGAATGTATTCCAACACTATTAGGATACGTTGGAATTGGATTGTCATTTGGAATCGTGGCAGCGCAACATTTTAGCATTTTAGAAATTCTCTTACTATGCTTACTCGTTTACGCAGGGGCAGCGCAATTCATCATTTGCGCACTTGTCATCGCAGGTACGCCTACATCCGCAATTGTCCTAACGACATTAATTGTAAACTCGCGTTTCTTTCTCTTATCAATGACACTCGCACCTAATTATAAAGATTACGGCTTGTGGAATCGTATAGGCCTCTCTTCTATTCTTACTGACGAAACGTTTGGTGTAGCCATCACGCCTCACTTGAAAGGGGAGACAATTAACGATCGCTGGTTACACGGTCTTAATCTTACAGCGTATATCTTCTGGGCACTTGCAAGCATGGCAGGACATATATTCGGTAAATATATTTCTAATCCAGAAATGCTGGGGTTAGACTTCGCTATCACAGCTATGTTCATCTTTCTAGCAATGGCTCAATTTGAATCTATCACACGTTCAAAACTAAAAATATATCTTGTATTAATTGCATGCGTGATCGTTATGATGCTCATCTTAAGTTGGTTCATGCCATCTTACGTCGCTATTCTTTTCGCATCAATCTTCGCAGCAACATTAGGGGTGGTGATGGACCGATGACAACATCTTGGCATATGTTAATCCTAATCGTTTTATGTGGACTCGTAACCATTATCATTCGAATCATACCATTCTTAATGATTTCAAGAATTCATCTCTCAGAAACCGTCATTAAATGGTTATCATTCATCCCAATCACATTATTCACAGCGCTTATCCTAGACGGTATCATTGTGCAAGAACAAGGCGTTCAAGGTTACACACTTAACATCCCGTACATCCTCGTAACCATCCCAACCGTTATTATCGCACTCATCACACGTAGCCTAACCGTAACTATACTCATAGGCATCGCACTTATTGCCGGTATACGTTTCTTCTTTTAAAAGGCAGCACCAAACAGCTGACCATTGAAGTTATACCGACAATCAGATAAAATAAATTCAAACGAAAGTTAACGTGTAAATAAATAAAATAACA encodes:
- the serS gene encoding serine--tRNA ligase; translation: MLDIRQFRDETDKVKSKIELRGDDPKVVDEVLELDNQRRELIGKTEEMKARRNKVSDEIAEKKRNKEDADDVIKEMRELGDEIKNNDAKLNEVDNKIRNILIRIPNLIADDVPQGDSDEDNVEIKKWGTPREFDFEPKAHWDLVEELKMADFERAAKISGSRFVYLTRDGALLERALMNYMLTKHTTEHGYTEMMTPQLVNADTMFGTGQLPKFEEDLFKVEKEGLYTIPTAEVPLTNFYRDEVIQPGVLPERFTAQTACFRSEAGSAGRDTRGLIRLHQFDKVEMVRFEQPENSWDSLEDMTQNAESILEELGLPYRRVILCTGDIGFSASKTYDLEVWLPSYNDYKEISSCSNCTDFQARRANIRFKRDASAKPELAHTLNGSGLAVGRTFAAIVENYQNEDGSITIPEALVPYMGGKTEIRPVND
- a CDS encoding AzlC family ABC transporter permease — translated: MTSHVTFKQGVKECIPTLLGYVGIGLSFGIVAAQHFSILEILLLCLLVYAGAAQFIICALVIAGTPTSAIVLTTLIVNSRFFLLSMTLAPNYKDYGLWNRIGLSSILTDETFGVAITPHLKGETINDRWLHGLNLTAYIFWALASMAGHIFGKYISNPEMLGLDFAITAMFIFLAMAQFESITRSKLKIYLVLIACVIVMMLILSWFMPSYVAILFASIFAATLGVVMDR
- a CDS encoding AzlD domain-containing protein, which gives rise to MTTSWHMLILIVLCGLVTIIIRIIPFLMISRIHLSETVIKWLSFIPITLFTALILDGIIVQEQGVQGYTLNIPYILVTIPTVIIALITRSLTVTILIGIALIAGIRFFF